A genomic window from Flintibacter sp. KGMB00164 includes:
- a CDS encoding hydrolase: protein MSGKEEFIELFKEKITRPGADALLNFLEHKSDFFTAPASARYHLSCEGGLCEHSLNVYHCLVDYLQRERVQELYGLEYSEETVAVVALLHDLCKIGCYKKGFRNVKNDATGQWEKVPTYTFDDPLPYGHGEKSVYIANGYIRLTREEAMAIRWHMGFSGPEDSRTVGQAFQKYPLAFALATADMEASYFLEGEP, encoded by the coding sequence ATGTCCGGAAAAGAGGAATTTATTGAGCTGTTCAAGGAGAAGATCACCCGTCCCGGCGCCGACGCGCTGCTGAATTTTTTGGAGCACAAAAGCGACTTTTTCACCGCACCTGCCTCAGCGCGGTATCATCTGTCCTGTGAGGGCGGGCTGTGCGAGCACAGCCTGAACGTGTACCACTGCCTGGTGGATTACCTCCAGCGGGAGCGGGTGCAGGAACTCTACGGCCTGGAGTACAGTGAGGAGACGGTGGCCGTGGTGGCACTGCTCCACGATCTGTGCAAGATCGGGTGCTATAAGAAGGGGTTCCGGAACGTGAAGAACGACGCCACCGGCCAGTGGGAGAAAGTGCCCACCTATACCTTTGACGATCCGCTGCCCTATGGTCACGGGGAGAAGAGCGTGTACATTGCCAACGGCTATATCCGCCTGACCCGGGAGGAGGCCATGGCCATCCGCTGGCATATGGGTTTCTCTGGGCCGGAGGATTCCAGAACAGTGGGCCAGGCGTTTCAGAAGTATCCCCTGGCCTTCGCCTTGGCCACCGCCGACATGGAGGCCAGCTACTTCCTGGAAGGAGAACCCTAA
- the pth gene encoding aminoacyl-tRNA hydrolase → MFFHRSSGGASWMLVCLGNPGDQYENTRHNVGFMVADQLGERYRLPIQKLKFKALTNVFTISGEKVLVMKPVTYMNLSGEAVRPAADFYKIPPEHIIVISDDTALDVGKLRIRKSGSAGGHNGLKSIIQHLGTDQFPRIRVGVGKKPHPDYDLADWVLGKFQGEDRKAIAAAVERCADAVECYIKEGPDRAMNKFNG, encoded by the coding sequence ATGTTTTTCCATCGCAGTTCCGGCGGAGCATCCTGGATGCTGGTGTGCCTGGGCAACCCCGGGGACCAGTACGAGAATACCCGCCACAATGTGGGCTTTATGGTGGCCGACCAGCTGGGCGAGCGGTACCGCCTGCCCATCCAGAAGCTGAAATTCAAGGCCCTGACCAATGTATTCACCATTTCCGGGGAAAAGGTGCTGGTGATGAAGCCGGTGACCTATATGAACCTGTCCGGCGAGGCGGTGCGCCCTGCCGCCGACTTCTATAAAATCCCCCCGGAGCATATTATAGTGATCTCCGACGACACCGCCCTGGACGTGGGAAAGCTGCGCATCCGCAAGAGCGGCTCCGCCGGAGGACACAACGGGCTCAAGAGCATCATTCAGCACCTGGGTACCGACCAGTTCCCCCGGATCCGGGTGGGCGTGGGTAAAAAGCCCCATCCCGACTATGACCTGGCCGACTGGGTGCTGGGCAAGTTCCAGGGTGAGGACCGCAAGGCCATTGCCGCCGCCGTGGAGCGCTGCGCCGACGCGGTGGAGTGCTATATCAAAGAGGGTCCTGACCGCGCCATGAATAAGTTCAACGGATAA
- a CDS encoding ribose-phosphate pyrophosphokinase, which translates to MITHGKSIKIFTGNSNPNLAKAICQELGVPLGNSEVGSFADGENFASIYETVRGSDVFVVQSTCPFEKDGKMHTVNDALMELLIMIDALRRASAGRITAVIPYFGYARQDRKTKPRDPISAKLVANLITRAGADRVLTMDLHANQIQGFFDIPVDNLLGSPLFVSECFRKFAAVQDDTMVVSPDVGSVARARAFAQKLNMPLAIVDKRRQKANSSEVMNIIGDVKDKHVILLDDMVDTGGSLCHAAKALVDIGGAKDVTAVATHGLLSGPAVQRITDSVMDEVVFLDTIPPKPGMKCDKIRYISVAHMFAEAISHIYEETSVSRLFT; encoded by the coding sequence ATGATCACACACGGGAAGAGCATCAAGATTTTCACGGGCAACTCGAACCCCAACCTGGCCAAGGCCATCTGCCAGGAACTCGGGGTACCCCTGGGCAATTCTGAGGTAGGCTCCTTCGCCGACGGCGAAAACTTTGCCTCCATCTACGAGACCGTCCGCGGGTCTGACGTCTTTGTGGTGCAGTCCACCTGCCCCTTTGAGAAGGACGGAAAGATGCACACCGTAAACGACGCCCTGATGGAACTGCTCATTATGATCGACGCGCTGCGCCGCGCCTCCGCCGGCCGCATCACCGCCGTCATCCCCTACTTTGGCTATGCCCGTCAGGACCGCAAGACCAAGCCCCGCGATCCCATCTCTGCCAAGCTGGTGGCCAACCTGATCACCCGCGCCGGCGCCGACCGGGTGCTGACCATGGACCTGCACGCCAACCAGATCCAGGGCTTCTTCGACATCCCGGTGGACAACCTGCTGGGCTCTCCTCTGTTTGTCAGCGAGTGCTTCCGCAAGTTCGCCGCTGTCCAGGACGACACCATGGTGGTTTCTCCTGACGTGGGCAGCGTGGCTCGCGCCCGCGCCTTCGCTCAGAAGCTGAACATGCCTCTGGCCATCGTGGATAAGCGCCGTCAGAAGGCCAACTCCTCTGAGGTCATGAACATCATCGGCGACGTAAAGGACAAGCACGTCATCCTGCTGGACGACATGGTGGACACCGGCGGAAGCCTGTGCCACGCTGCCAAGGCTCTGGTGGACATCGGCGGCGCTAAGGACGTTACTGCTGTGGCTACCCACGGCCTGCTCTCCGGTCCCGCTGTCCAGCGCATCACCGACAGCGTCATGGACGAGGTGGTCTTCCTGGACACCATTCCCCCCAAGCCCGGCATGAAGTGCGACAAGATCCGCTATATCTCTGTGGCTCACATGTTTGCCGAGGCCATCAGCCACATCTACGAGGAGACTTCCGTTTCCCGCCTGTTTACCTGA
- a CDS encoding sigma-70 family RNA polymerase sigma factor: MPNTRYRRGKLYAADMALYSMQMASDNSKEISRLKRNLIRALQEDVTERQRQTLLMYYAQGYNMREIGERLGVDRSTISRTIKRGERRLQRCLRYGAEAYLRNMD, encoded by the coding sequence ATGCCAAATACACGTTATAGGAGAGGAAAGCTGTACGCTGCCGACATGGCTCTGTACAGCATGCAGATGGCCTCTGACAACAGCAAGGAGATCAGCCGGCTCAAACGAAACCTCATCCGGGCGCTTCAGGAGGATGTGACCGAGCGCCAGCGGCAGACGCTGCTGATGTATTATGCCCAGGGGTATAACATGCGGGAGATCGGGGAGAGGCTGGGAGTGGACCGGTCCACCATCTCCCGCACCATCAAGCGGGGCGAGCGGCGGCTGCAGCGCTGCCTGCGCTATGGGGCGGAGGCATATCTGAGAAATATGGATTAG